In Corylus avellana chromosome ca2, CavTom2PMs-1.0, the following proteins share a genomic window:
- the LOC132172372 gene encoding DEAD-box ATP-dependent RNA helicase 1 translates to MGEQKLKSVPVLPWMRSPVDVNLFEECPLHLLPCLDTRLKVALQSMGISSLFPVQVAVWQEAIGPGAFERDLCINSPTGSGKTLAYALPIVQMLSTRAVKCLRAIVVLPTRDLAFQVKEVFAAIAPAVGLSVGLAVGQSSIADEISELINRPKLEAGICYDPEDLSPELQSSVDILVATPGRLMDHINNTKGFTLEHLCYLVIDETDRMLREAYQSWLPTMLQLTRSNDESFYPHALDVIPSTFNSLKTIRRFGVERGFKGKPSPRLVKMVLSATLTQDPSKLAQLDLHHPLFLTTGQKRYQLPEKLESYKLICESKFKPMYLVALLQNLGGEKCIVFTSSVESTHRLCTLLNFFDDLQIKIMEYSGLQRQSIRSKTLKAFRAGDIQVLVSSDAMTRGMDVEGVRNVINYDMPAYIKTYIHRAGRTARAGQTGRCFTLLNEDGVRRFTKLLQKADNKSCPVYSIPSSSVESLHSIYTSALEKLKERVGLETSKKRKIGFKSSRARKENERKHSKE, encoded by the exons ATGGGGGAGCAAAAGCTGAAAAGCGTGCCTGTGCTGCCATGGATGCGAAGCCCCGTCGATGTCAATCTCTTTGAGGAGTGCCCTCTCCATCTCCTCCCTTGCCTTGATACCAG GTTGAAGGTGGCTTTGCAGAGTATGGGCATATCTTCACTCTTCCCTGTGCAAGTCGCGGTTTGGCAAGAGGCGATTGGGCCTGGTGCATTTGAGCGAGATCTCTGCATAAATTCACCAACAGGAAGTGGGAAAACTTTAGCTTATGCTTTGCCAATTGTGCAAATGCTATCGACCCGTGCTGTTAAATGTCTACGTGCTATAGTGGTGTTGCCTACTCGTGACTTAGCCTTTCAG gTTAAAGAGGTTTTTGCTGCAATTGCACCGGCAGTGGGCTTGTCTGTTGGTTTGGCAGTCGGTCAATCTTCTATAGCTGATGAAATTTCTGAACTTATCAACCGGCCTAAGCTTGAGGCAGGCATCTGTTATGACCCAGAAGATCTTTCGCCTGAGTTACAAAGTTCTGTGGACATATTGGTGGCAACCCCTGGAAGGCTAATGGACCATATTAATAACACTAAGGGTTTTACCCTTGAGCATCTCTGTTATCTT GTTATTGATGAAACAGACCGAATGCTCAGGGAAGCATATCAGTCCTGGCTACCCACCATGCTTCAATTGACTCGCTCTAATGATGAAAGTTTCTATCCTCATGCTCTAGATGTTATTCCTTCTACATTTAATTCCTTAAAAACCATAAGGAGATT TGGTGTTGAGAGGGGTTTTAAGGGTAAACCTTCCCCCAGGCTCGTGAAGATGGTCCTGTCTGCAACACTGACCCAAGATCCAAGCAAGCTTGCACAGCTAGATTTGCATCACCCTTTGTTTTTAACAACTGGGCAAAAGCGTTATCAGCTTCCAGAAAAGTTAGAATCCTACAAATTG ATTtgtgaatcaaaattcaaaccgATGTATTTGGTTGCCCTTCTGCAAAATCTGGGTGGAGAGAAGTGCATTGTTTTCACATCATCTGTGGAATCAACTCATCGTTTATGCACCTTACTGAATTTTTTTGATGATCTACAAATCAAGATCATGGAGTATTCAGGTCTTCAACGTCAATCTATAAGAAG CAAGACATTGAAGGCATTCCGGGCAGGGGATATACAAGTACTTGTTTCCTCTGATGCGATGACTCGTGGAATGGATGTTGAAGGGGTTAGAAATGTTATTAATTATGACATGCCTGCATACATAAAGACATATATTCATCGGGCTGGTCGGACTGCAAGAGCAGGCCAGACTGGGCGTTGCTTCACATTGCTGAATGAGGATGGG GTTAGGCGTTTCACGAAGCTGTTACAAAAAGCTGACAATAAATCTTGTCCTGTTTACTCTATTCCTTCTAGTTCGGTTGAGTCACTTCACTCTATTTATACATCTG CGTTGGAGAAACTAAAAGAGAGGGTTGGATTAGAAACATCCAAGAAGCGCAAAATTGGTTTCAAGTCTTCTAGGGCACGCAAGGAGAACGAAAGAAAGCATTCAAAGGAGTAG
- the LOC132169465 gene encoding uncharacterized protein LOC132169465: MHEDFVIIVEELCCYLDKEEMEIKVVVARSIWLRRNALVHGEKVSPSNVVVKNAIDSLEAYRTANSQIKGVIERDNTKVLHWKAPKDDFVKVNWDAAVDKHKRKMGIGVIVRDSMGEVLTTLSAPKDYINEPDIAEVMAALRIVLFCGELGFLRVILEAHNLAKEALSSSLEHSLIEEISLCISDIIYVERNA; the protein is encoded by the exons ATGCATGAGGATTTTGTGATCATTGTGGAGGAGCTTTGTTGTTACTTGGATAAGGAAGAGATGGAAATCAAGGTGGTGGTCGCTCGGAGTATATGGCTAAGACGAAATGCTTTGGTTCATGGGGAAAAGGTTAGTCCTAGTAATGTAGTGGTCAAGAATGCAATTGATTCTTTGGAGGCCTACCGTACAGCTAATTCCCAGATTAAGGGAGTAATAGAGAGGGATAATACAAAGGTTCTCCATTGGAAAGCTCCAAAAGATGACTTTGTTAAAGTTAATTGGGATGCAGCCGTGGATAAACACAAAAGGAAAATGGGAATAGGTGTTATAGTCCGAGATAGCATGGGAGAGGTGTTGACAACTTTATCAGCACCAAAAGACTATATCAACGAGCCTGATATTGCGGAGGTAATGGCGGCATTGAGGATTGTTCTTTTTTGTGGCGAGTTAGGTTTCCTTCGGGTGATCCTGGAAG CCCACAACTTAGCAAAGGAAGCTTTATCATCGAGTTTAGAACACAGCCTTATTGAGGAAATCTCCCTTTGTATCTCTGATATCATTTATGTAGAGCGTAATGCTtaa